A region of the bacterium genome:
GGAAGTGCTGGAGATGGGCTCCAAAATCCAAGATAAAGTGCAGACCGAGCTGGGAAAAAATCAGCGCGAATATTTTTTACGCGAACAACTGCGGGCCATCCAAAAAGAGCTGGGTATGAGCGACGAGCGTTCGCAGGAGATCGAAGAACTGAGAAACAAGATCAAAGAAGCGGCCATGCCTCCGGAACCGGAGAAAGAAGCGCTGCGCGAGCTTGACCGCTTAAGCAAGATGCAGCCCGGCGCCGCCGAGTATACGGTTGCGCGCACCTATATCGACTGGATGGTGGCTCTTCCCTGGTCCGTGACCACGCCTGACAACCTCGACATCAAAGCTGCAGGCCGAGTGCTGGACGAGGATCATTATGATCTGATCAAGGTCAAGGAACGTATTCTCGAATATCTGGCGGTGCGCAAGTTAAAGGAAAACAGCAAAGGCCCTATCCTTTGTTTCGTCGGCCCTCCGGGTGTGGGTAAAACGTCGCTCGGCCGCTCCATCGCCCGTGCCATGGGTCGCAAATTCATCCGTATCTCCCTCGGCGGGGTTCATGACGAGGCCGAGATCCGCGGTCATCGGCGCACCTATATCGGAGCGCTGCCCGGTCGGATCATTCAGGGCATCAAGAACGCAGGCAGCAACAATCCCATCTTTATGCTGGATGAAGTGGACAAGATCGGCCAGGATTTCCGCGGTGATCCCTCTTCAGCGCTGCTGGAGGTTCTGGATCCGCAGCAGAATTTTTCTTTCACTGATCACTATATGGATGTGCCGTTTGATCTCTCGCGGGTCATGTTCATCACCACCGCCAATGTCCTCGACACCATCCCTTCGGCGCTGCGCGACCGGTTGGAGGTGCTCGAGTTGCCGGGCTACATCGAAGAGGATAAGGTTCAGATCGCTTTCACCTATCTGATCCCGCGCCAGATTGAAGAGAACGGACTGCAGAAAAATCAGATCCGTTTCAGCAAGGCCGCAGTTGTGCGCATCATCCGCGATTATACGCGGGAGGCCGGCGTGCGCAATTTGGAGCGCCAGATCGCTACGGTGTGCCGCAAGGTGGCGAAAAAAGTGGCTGCCGGCGAGGACTGTCGTTCGGATATTAAACCCTCCTCGCTGCACGAAATGCTCGGGCCGGTGCGCTATTTTTCCGATGTGGCCGAACGCACCCACGAACCGGGCGTGGCCACAGGTCTGGCCTGGACCCACACCGGCGGCGACATCCTTTTTATCGAAGCCACTCAGATGCAAGGCAATAAAGGGCTCCTGCTGACTGGACAGCTGGGAGAGGTGATGAA
Encoded here:
- the lon gene encoding endopeptidase La; the protein is MKDLEEQPVIPENAQTNIPTELPVLPLRDTVVFPNIVTPLVVAREKSVQLINDVISGHRILGLVAQRRPEVEEPGPDDIYEYGCAAIILRMLKFPDGSLRVLVQGLARIKLGAAIKTSPYLVSRIEVLSEEFPASTELEALKRNLAIQFQKVVSLIPQLPDELQVVVVNTTHPGKLADLVASNLNLTVEEKQSILESVDIKRRLKRLTVFVNRELEVLEMGSKIQDKVQTELGKNQREYFLREQLRAIQKELGMSDERSQEIEELRNKIKEAAMPPEPEKEALRELDRLSKMQPGAAEYTVARTYIDWMVALPWSVTTPDNLDIKAAGRVLDEDHYDLIKVKERILEYLAVRKLKENSKGPILCFVGPPGVGKTSLGRSIARAMGRKFIRISLGGVHDEAEIRGHRRTYIGALPGRIIQGIKNAGSNNPIFMLDEVDKIGQDFRGDPSSALLEVLDPQQNFSFTDHYMDVPFDLSRVMFITTANVLDTIPSALRDRLEVLELPGYIEEDKVQIAFTYLIPRQIEENGLQKNQIRFSKAAVVRIIRDYTREAGVRNLERQIATVCRKVAKKVAAGEDCRSDIKPSSLHEMLGPVRYFSDVAERTHEPGVATGLAWTHTGGDILFIEATQMQGNKGLLLTGQLGEVMKESAQAALSYLRAHSADFGLSHDYFEKRDIHIHVPAGAIPKDGPSAGVAMATALVSLITQRPVRHDLAMTGEITLRGKVLPVGGIKEKVLAARRAGLKTVILPKKNKDDLEEIPKDTYKDVTFHFVEKLDQVLEIALRTDKKSKKQTMKK